A section of the Ornithinimicrobium sufpigmenti genome encodes:
- the folK gene encoding 2-amino-4-hydroxy-6-hydroxymethyldihydropteridine diphosphokinase, with product MAHRADVIRLTGVRARGFHGVFAHERRDGQDFVVDVAMSVDLSRAGASDDLRHTVHYGEVAADVVAVVEGEPYDLVESVAERIAAVVLARPLVETVEVTVHKPQAPVGVPFGDVEVVVRRTKDVPVVIALGANLERDGEAPGGTLRQAVRHLHRTRGLRAVRVSRLYVTAPVGGDLVEGQPDYVNAVAVARTSLAPASLLARLHRIEADHGRTREVRWGARTLDLDLVQYGDPRHDNDLRSTDPELLLPHPRAHERAFVLVPWLDVDPEATLRTGDDVTAVADLIPLLQDQAVHELEGQR from the coding sequence GTGGCGCACCGCGCTGACGTCATCCGGCTCACCGGCGTCCGGGCCCGCGGCTTCCACGGCGTCTTCGCCCACGAGCGGCGCGACGGGCAGGACTTCGTCGTCGACGTCGCCATGTCGGTCGACCTCTCCCGGGCGGGGGCCAGCGACGACCTGCGGCACACCGTCCACTACGGCGAGGTCGCGGCCGACGTCGTGGCGGTCGTCGAGGGGGAGCCCTACGACCTCGTCGAGAGCGTCGCGGAGCGCATCGCGGCTGTCGTCCTGGCCCGTCCGCTCGTCGAGACCGTCGAGGTGACCGTGCACAAGCCGCAGGCGCCGGTGGGTGTGCCGTTCGGCGACGTCGAGGTGGTGGTCCGCCGCACCAAGGACGTGCCGGTCGTCATCGCCCTGGGGGCCAACCTCGAGCGGGACGGCGAGGCGCCGGGCGGCACGCTGCGGCAGGCCGTGCGGCACCTGCACCGCACCCGCGGCCTGCGCGCCGTGCGCGTCTCCCGGCTCTACGTCACCGCCCCGGTCGGCGGCGACCTCGTCGAGGGCCAGCCGGACTACGTCAACGCCGTGGCCGTGGCCCGCACCAGCCTCGCGCCGGCCAGCCTGCTGGCCCGGCTGCACCGGATCGAGGCCGACCACGGCCGCACCCGCGAGGTGCGCTGGGGCGCCCGCACGCTCGACCTCGACCTCGTCCAGTACGGCGACCCGCGCCACGACAACGACCTGCGCTCCACCGACCCCGAGCTCCTGCTGCCGCACCCCCGTGCGCACGAGCGGGCCTTCGTCCTTGTCCCGTGGCTCGACGTCGACCCGGAGGCGACCCTGCGCACCGGCGACGACGTGACGGCGGTGGCGGACCTCATACCCCTCCTGCAGGACCAGGCCGTGCACGAGCTGGAGGGGCAGCGGTGA
- a CDS encoding DUF3180 domain-containing protein has protein sequence MNPAQGVRPASGVIVAVLSAMACWLLLQVMRSLGGAYPVITWMGLVPLVALTGLVLVMSWQIRRYVRGKGSLRPSPQRGRGTLVGAQAAALGGAALLGWYAANALVHLPDADVSSQRDHLVWALVHAGAALALSIAGYVGQAWCRIPPGEDDDGDGAPEGDLAYG, from the coding sequence GTGAATCCGGCCCAAGGAGTGCGCCCCGCCAGCGGGGTCATCGTCGCCGTGCTGTCGGCGATGGCGTGCTGGCTCCTGCTGCAGGTGATGCGCTCCCTCGGCGGGGCCTACCCGGTCATCACCTGGATGGGGCTGGTCCCCCTGGTGGCCCTGACCGGGCTGGTGCTGGTGATGTCCTGGCAGATCCGGCGCTACGTGCGCGGCAAGGGCAGCCTGCGCCCCAGCCCGCAGCGGGGCCGCGGGACCCTCGTGGGCGCGCAGGCCGCCGCGCTCGGCGGGGCGGCCCTGCTCGGCTGGTATGCGGCCAACGCCCTGGTCCACCTGCCCGACGCCGACGTCTCCAGCCAGCGGGACCACCTCGTCTGGGCCCTCGTGCACGCCGGCGCGGCCCTGGCGCTCTCGATCGCCGGGTACGTCGGCCAGGCCTGGTGCCGGATCCCGCCGGGCGAGGACGACGACGGCGACGGCGCACCCGAGGGCGATCTGGCCTACGGCTGA
- a CDS encoding DNA-3-methyladenine glycosylase 2 family protein, with protein sequence MTGRMHLDHDRCSAVVRSKDPRYDGWFVTGVLSTRIYCRPSCPAITPRVRNMRFYPSAAAAQADGFRACRRCLPDATPGSPDWHVRGDVVARAVRLLSDGVVDREGVGGLARRLGYSTRQLERLLRAELGAGPLALARAQRAQTARLLVEGSTLTMAEVALAAGFSSIRSFNDTVRSVYAATPTELRTAARRRGRVPEGRDVRAGRAPGPGGEAPVTIALRLPFRAPLHAPSLFGHLAATAAPGVESWADGALARSLRLPGGPGVVVLRSPGAGDRHVEATVRLSDVADLATAIGRCRRLLDLDADPEAVDEHLGADPALAPLVSSTPGVRLPGAVDGAEMALRAVLGQQVSTAAAATQTGRLARSLGTPLPEAFCAVGAASSAAADEVPDGPTYVFPEPQVVAQAPDELLPGMPATRRRTLRAVAAALADGAVDLGPGSDRRAAAEQLLALPGVGPWTAQIVLLRGLGDPDAFPASDLGVRIAAAAAGLPADARALGLVADRWRPWRSYAAALLWASTDHAAARLPGTARPARPHRTARDHGRNRTTRTPQETR encoded by the coding sequence GTGACCGGCCGCATGCACCTCGACCACGACCGCTGCTCCGCGGTCGTGCGCAGCAAGGACCCCCGGTACGACGGGTGGTTCGTCACCGGGGTGCTGTCGACGAGGATCTACTGCCGGCCCAGCTGCCCCGCCATCACTCCCCGGGTGCGCAACATGCGCTTCTACCCCAGCGCGGCCGCCGCCCAGGCGGACGGCTTCCGCGCCTGCCGCAGGTGCCTGCCCGACGCCACCCCCGGGTCGCCCGACTGGCACGTGCGCGGGGATGTCGTCGCCCGCGCCGTGCGGCTGCTGTCCGACGGCGTCGTCGACCGCGAGGGCGTCGGCGGCCTCGCGCGCCGTCTCGGCTACTCCACCCGTCAGCTGGAGCGCCTGCTGCGGGCCGAGCTGGGCGCCGGACCCCTGGCGCTGGCCCGGGCGCAGCGCGCCCAGACCGCTCGCCTGCTCGTGGAGGGGAGCACGCTGACCATGGCCGAGGTGGCGCTCGCCGCCGGCTTCTCCAGCATCCGCTCCTTCAACGACACCGTGCGCAGTGTGTATGCCGCCACCCCGACCGAGCTGCGCACGGCCGCCCGTCGACGCGGGCGGGTCCCGGAAGGCCGTGACGTCCGGGCCGGTCGGGCGCCGGGACCGGGAGGCGAGGCCCCTGTGACGATCGCGCTGCGGCTGCCCTTCCGGGCGCCGCTGCACGCGCCCAGCCTGTTCGGGCACCTCGCCGCCACGGCGGCCCCGGGCGTCGAGAGCTGGGCCGACGGTGCCCTGGCCCGGAGTTTGCGCCTCCCGGGCGGCCCGGGCGTCGTGGTGCTGCGGTCACCGGGTGCGGGCGACCGGCACGTCGAGGCGACCGTGCGGCTCTCGGACGTCGCCGACCTGGCCACCGCGATCGGGCGCTGCCGGCGACTGCTCGACCTGGACGCCGACCCGGAGGCCGTCGACGAGCATCTGGGCGCCGACCCGGCCCTGGCCCCCTTGGTGAGCTCGACGCCCGGGGTCCGGTTGCCGGGCGCGGTCGACGGGGCGGAGATGGCCCTGCGCGCGGTGCTGGGCCAGCAGGTGTCCACCGCGGCCGCAGCCACCCAGACCGGGCGCCTGGCGCGGTCTCTGGGGACCCCGCTGCCGGAGGCGTTCTGTGCGGTCGGTGCGGCCAGTTCGGCTGCGGCCGACGAGGTCCCGGACGGACCGACGTACGTCTTCCCCGAGCCGCAGGTCGTGGCGCAGGCGCCGGACGAGCTGCTGCCGGGGATGCCCGCGACCAGACGCCGCACCCTGCGGGCCGTGGCGGCCGCGCTGGCCGACGGCGCCGTCGACCTCGGCCCAGGCAGCGACCGGCGCGCCGCCGCGGAGCAGCTGCTGGCCCTGCCCGGCGTCGGCCCCTGGACGGCACAGATCGTCCTGCTCCGGGGGCTCGGCGACCCGGACGCGTTCCCCGCCTCGGACCTCGGGGTCCGCATCGCCGCGGCGGCGGCCGGGCTACCGGCTGACGCCCGCGCGCTGGGCCTGGTCGCCGACCGCTGGCGGCCGTGGCGTTCCTACGCCGCCGCCCTGCTCTGGGCCTCCACCGACCACGCGGCCGCCCGCCTGCCCGGCACGGCACGACCCGCTCGGCCCCACCGCACCGCTCGAGATCACGGCCGCAACCGAACCACCCGCACGCCCCAGGAGACGCGATGA
- a CDS encoding glyoxalase superfamily protein — protein sequence MRSDADTGRDPGASGSGAAVPVLRIFDEALAREFYVDHLGFQVQWEHRFADGLPLYLRLARGGTVLDLSEHHGDGTPGTVVWIPVRDVTGLLAELRSRPHPRLRPGLDPDAPGGPTLELTDPFGNVLRFCQPTGQP from the coding sequence ATGCGATCCGACGCGGACACCGGACGCGACCCCGGCGCCTCCGGCTCCGGGGCGGCCGTCCCGGTGCTGCGCATCTTCGACGAGGCCCTGGCCCGGGAGTTCTACGTCGACCACCTCGGTTTCCAGGTGCAGTGGGAGCACCGCTTCGCCGACGGCCTCCCCCTCTACCTGCGGCTCGCCCGTGGCGGGACGGTCCTGGACCTGTCCGAGCACCACGGCGACGGGACACCCGGGACGGTCGTGTGGATCCCCGTGCGCGACGTGACGGGCCTCCTGGCCGAGCTTCGTTCCCGGCCGCACCCGCGGCTGCGCCCCGGCCTCGACCCCGACGCACCCGGTGGGCCGACCCTGGAGCTGACCGATCCGTTCGGCAACGTGCTGCGGTTCTGCCAGCCGACGGGTCAGCCGTAG
- a CDS encoding calcium/sodium antiporter has protein sequence MDLLDVGRIVLGMVLLVGGAELLVRGAASLATRAGLSSLVVGLTVVAAATSTPELAVTLGAVLDGETGLAIGNVVGSNIANILLILGVSALVAPLVVRRVLVRMDVPVLVGLSVLTLVFALDGRISRLEGVILVVLLALHTGLAVWLSRRDGDGQPDGGKDAPGRESSVERTAGKSTQGQGATATTPRGSARGPWQVMLAAYRSPGVLVSVLLVAAGVGLLVLGSRVLVTGAVNIASAVGVSGLVIGLTVVAIGTSLPELATSVIATLRGERDLAVGNIVGSCIFNLGLVLGLPAVLAPGGGLEIPAPAIALDIPLMIAAAVALLPVAFTGYRVGRREGALFVALYAAYVGFLVLNATQHQALEGFTTVMVVLVLPLVLLTLVGTVAYDLGRRRERNLGSADPDEEVDRVWRS, from the coding sequence GTGGACCTGCTCGACGTCGGACGCATCGTGCTGGGCATGGTCCTGCTCGTCGGGGGTGCCGAGCTGCTGGTGCGGGGAGCAGCCTCGCTGGCGACCCGGGCCGGGTTGTCCTCGTTGGTGGTGGGGCTGACCGTCGTCGCGGCGGCGACGTCGACACCGGAGCTGGCGGTCACGCTCGGTGCCGTCCTGGACGGGGAGACCGGGCTGGCCATCGGCAATGTGGTGGGGTCGAACATCGCCAACATCCTGCTCATCCTGGGCGTCTCGGCCCTCGTCGCCCCCCTGGTGGTGCGGCGGGTGCTGGTCCGGATGGACGTCCCTGTCCTGGTCGGCCTGTCGGTCCTCACCCTCGTCTTCGCCCTGGACGGGCGGATCAGCCGGCTGGAGGGCGTGATCCTGGTCGTCCTGCTCGCCCTCCACACCGGGCTCGCCGTCTGGCTCAGCCGCCGGGATGGGGACGGGCAGCCCGACGGGGGCAAGGACGCCCCTGGCCGGGAGTCCTCGGTGGAGCGCACCGCTGGGAAGTCGACCCAGGGGCAGGGGGCGACCGCCACCACGCCCCGAGGCTCGGCCAGGGGCCCCTGGCAGGTGATGCTGGCCGCATACCGCAGCCCGGGCGTGCTCGTCTCGGTCCTGCTGGTGGCTGCCGGGGTCGGGCTGCTCGTGCTCGGGTCCCGCGTCCTGGTCACCGGCGCGGTGAACATCGCGTCGGCCGTGGGGGTGAGCGGCCTGGTCATCGGGCTCACGGTGGTGGCCATAGGAACCTCCCTCCCGGAGCTGGCGACCTCGGTCATCGCGACCCTTCGGGGCGAGCGGGACCTCGCCGTCGGCAACATCGTGGGCAGCTGCATCTTCAACCTCGGTCTGGTGCTCGGCCTGCCGGCTGTCCTCGCCCCGGGCGGTGGTCTGGAGATCCCGGCCCCGGCGATCGCGCTGGACATCCCGCTGATGATCGCCGCGGCCGTGGCCCTCCTCCCGGTGGCGTTCACCGGGTACCGGGTCGGCCGGCGCGAGGGGGCGCTCTTCGTGGCCCTGTACGCCGCCTACGTCGGCTTCCTCGTCCTCAACGCGACGCAGCACCAGGCGCTCGAGGGTTTCACCACGGTCATGGTCGTGCTCGTCCTGCCGCTCGTGCTGCTCACCCTGGTCGGGACGGTGGCCTACGACCTCGGCCGGCGCCGGGAGCGCAACCTGGGCTCTGCCGATCCCGACGAGGAGGTCGACCGCGTCTGGCGCAGCTGA
- a CDS encoding VOC family protein: MSEQQPVPARPVGAPAWADLSVSDIERSKAFYARVLGWEYEGGDAEFGGYVNATVGGRPVAGLAPPMEGQEETPHAWMVYLAVEDSAVTQERIATAGGSTILPPMQGGAFGTMSVYADPTGAAFGTWEPAAHTGFGVRDEPGSVSWTEAMVGDFERGREFYTSVFGWTYQDLSSEEMKYAIFTTSGGEDAQAGGIGEVEAEEQPYWSVVFQVESTDAAAQRVTEAGGAVTVEPFDFEYGRLAVCTGPDGELFAVIT; this comes from the coding sequence ATGAGCGAGCAGCAGCCCGTCCCCGCCCGGCCGGTCGGAGCCCCGGCCTGGGCGGACCTCTCGGTCTCGGACATCGAGCGCAGCAAGGCCTTCTACGCCCGGGTCCTCGGCTGGGAGTACGAGGGCGGTGACGCAGAGTTCGGGGGCTACGTCAACGCCACGGTCGGCGGCCGGCCCGTCGCCGGGTTGGCGCCGCCCATGGAGGGCCAGGAGGAGACACCGCATGCCTGGATGGTCTACCTCGCGGTGGAGGACAGTGCAGTCACCCAGGAGCGCATCGCCACGGCGGGTGGCTCCACCATCCTGCCGCCGATGCAGGGCGGCGCGTTCGGGACCATGAGCGTCTACGCCGACCCGACCGGTGCCGCCTTCGGCACCTGGGAGCCGGCCGCGCACACCGGTTTCGGGGTCAGGGACGAGCCCGGGTCGGTCAGCTGGACCGAGGCCATGGTCGGTGACTTCGAGCGGGGCAGGGAGTTCTACACCTCGGTCTTCGGCTGGACCTACCAGGACCTGTCCTCCGAGGAGATGAAGTACGCCATCTTCACCACGAGCGGTGGGGAGGACGCGCAGGCCGGCGGCATCGGCGAGGTCGAGGCCGAGGAGCAGCCCTACTGGTCCGTCGTGTTCCAGGTGGAGAGCACCGACGCAGCGGCGCAGCGGGTCACCGAGGCCGGCGGCGCGGTGACGGTCGAGCCGTTCGACTTCGAGTACGGCCGGCTGGCGGTCTGCACCGGTCCGGACGGCGAGCTGTTCGCGGTGATCACCTGA
- a CDS encoding SAM-dependent methyltransferase, with translation MPDATQDQDASPVAGARPWEVAWQDSLYGPGGFYRHHAPAEHFVTSAQGLPGAGRILAEAVLALARTYGCRRVVDLGAGRGELLAQLRSLAPDLHLTGVDVVPAPAALEVDRWLVSPGGATLPDALEDLHDTLVLAHEWLDVVPCHVVEREEGTAAGWRSVLVTVDGDEHPGPAPVGPDLGWARRWLSPEVRRAEIGRSRDRAFADLLSRVRSGLVVVVDYGHTAEDRPRHGTLTGFRDGREVAPVPDGGCDLTAHVAFDSLAQEAGACRLTRQGAVLRELVGDPTDPVPHHLASTDPQGYLAAVARRAALTALTTRGGLGDFRWLLAPRRRSPA, from the coding sequence GTGCCCGACGCGACGCAGGACCAGGACGCATCCCCCGTGGCGGGCGCCCGGCCGTGGGAGGTGGCGTGGCAGGACTCGCTCTACGGCCCGGGCGGGTTCTATCGCCACCACGCCCCGGCCGAGCACTTCGTGACCTCGGCGCAGGGCCTGCCGGGTGCGGGCCGCATCCTGGCCGAGGCGGTGCTGGCGCTGGCCCGCACGTACGGCTGCCGACGTGTCGTCGACCTGGGGGCCGGGCGGGGCGAGCTGCTCGCGCAGCTGCGCTCCCTCGCCCCGGACCTGCACCTGACCGGGGTGGACGTCGTGCCGGCTCCGGCGGCCCTCGAGGTCGACCGGTGGCTGGTCTCCCCCGGCGGGGCCACCCTGCCGGACGCCCTCGAGGACCTGCACGACACGCTGGTGCTGGCGCACGAGTGGCTCGACGTCGTCCCCTGCCACGTGGTGGAGCGGGAGGAAGGGACAGCGGCGGGTTGGCGATCGGTGCTCGTCACCGTCGACGGTGACGAGCACCCCGGACCGGCACCGGTCGGTCCGGACCTGGGCTGGGCCCGGCGGTGGCTCTCGCCGGAAGTGCGGCGGGCGGAGATCGGCCGGTCGCGCGACCGGGCGTTCGCCGACCTGCTGTCCCGGGTCCGCTCCGGCCTGGTCGTGGTCGTCGACTACGGCCACACCGCGGAGGACCGCCCGCGCCACGGCACCCTGACCGGCTTCCGCGACGGCCGCGAGGTCGCCCCCGTCCCGGACGGCGGCTGCGACCTCACCGCTCACGTGGCGTTCGACTCCCTCGCGCAGGAGGCAGGTGCATGCCGCCTCACCCGGCAGGGTGCGGTGCTGCGCGAGCTCGTCGGTGACCCGACGGACCCGGTGCCCCACCACCTCGCCTCCACCGACCCGCAGGGGTATCTGGCCGCCGTGGCCCGGCGCGCCGCTCTCACCGCGCTCACGACGCGCGGCGGCCTGGGCGACTTCCGCTGGCTCCTCGCCCCGCGTCGACGTTCTCCCGCCTAA
- the folP gene encoding dihydropteroate synthase → MGVLNVTPDSFSDGGRWLDTDAAVAHGRRLAEQGADLVDVGGESTRPGSVRPSVQEELDRVLPVVRALAADGLVVSVDTMRAEVARACVDAGAALVNDVSGGLADEEMPALLARTGVPFVVMHWRGLLTDPHEQPHYEDVAGEVCRELTERVDALVAAGVGREQLILDPGFGFSKDAAHNWELLAGLDRVIDLGLPVLFGTSRKRFLGRLPVRPGAEADLRAEPSPPTDRDVATAATSLLAAQAGCWAVRVHDVPASRDALAVWEMTQRHRAATTPGGGRHRAPAMAEQGEQENQEVHRGAPR, encoded by the coding sequence ATGGGGGTGCTCAACGTCACTCCCGACAGCTTCAGCGACGGCGGGCGGTGGCTCGACACCGACGCCGCGGTCGCCCACGGGCGCCGGCTCGCGGAGCAGGGCGCCGACCTCGTGGACGTGGGCGGGGAGTCGACCCGGCCCGGCAGCGTCCGCCCCAGCGTGCAGGAGGAGCTGGACCGGGTCCTCCCCGTCGTCCGCGCCCTGGCCGCCGACGGGCTGGTGGTCTCCGTCGACACCATGCGTGCGGAGGTCGCCCGCGCCTGCGTGGACGCCGGCGCCGCCCTCGTCAACGACGTCTCCGGAGGGCTCGCCGACGAGGAGATGCCCGCCCTGCTCGCCCGCACCGGGGTGCCGTTCGTGGTGATGCACTGGCGCGGGCTGCTCACCGACCCCCACGAGCAGCCGCACTACGAGGACGTCGCGGGGGAGGTATGCCGTGAGCTCACCGAGCGGGTCGACGCGCTGGTCGCCGCGGGGGTGGGCCGGGAGCAGCTCATCCTGGACCCGGGCTTCGGTTTCTCCAAGGACGCCGCCCACAACTGGGAGCTGCTGGCCGGGCTCGACCGGGTGATCGACCTGGGGCTTCCGGTCCTCTTCGGCACCTCCCGCAAGCGCTTCCTCGGCCGCCTGCCGGTCCGGCCCGGTGCGGAGGCGGACCTGCGGGCCGAGCCGAGCCCGCCCACCGACCGCGACGTCGCGACCGCGGCCACCAGCCTCCTGGCCGCACAGGCAGGCTGCTGGGCGGTCCGGGTGCACGACGTCCCCGCGAGCAGGGACGCGCTCGCGGTGTGGGAGATGACCCAGCGTCACCGGGCGGCGACCACCCCCGGAGGGGGTCGGCACCGCGCTCCGGCCATGGCGGAGCAGGGGGAGCAGGAAAACCAGGAGGTGCACCGTGGCGCACCGCGCTGA
- a CDS encoding class I SAM-dependent methyltransferase has translation MNDQPYRAPVEPAPGALPTSYWPGLEDHEHSRWYTERFRTMARHGEDLQGESRLVDTLAPRRARLLDAGCGPGRHGGHLARLGHQVVGVDIDPLLVEAAREDHPDATWLVGDLASLDLAAQGEGEPFDGVLVAGNVMDFIGEGYRAAAVGRLAAHVRPDGFMVVGCRVERGFTPDELDAALPGTGLVLEHRFATWDLRPFQPHSDFCVSILRAGDRGGGR, from the coding sequence ATGAACGACCAGCCCTATCGCGCCCCGGTCGAGCCAGCTCCGGGTGCCCTGCCCACCTCGTACTGGCCCGGTCTGGAGGACCATGAGCACTCGCGGTGGTACACCGAGCGGTTCCGCACGATGGCGCGCCACGGCGAGGACCTGCAGGGGGAGTCGCGGCTGGTCGACACGCTCGCCCCGCGCCGGGCGCGCCTCCTCGACGCCGGCTGCGGTCCCGGACGGCACGGCGGCCACCTGGCCCGGCTGGGCCACCAGGTCGTCGGGGTGGACATCGACCCGCTCCTGGTCGAGGCCGCCCGCGAGGACCACCCGGACGCCACCTGGCTGGTCGGTGACCTGGCCAGCCTGGACCTCGCCGCGCAGGGGGAGGGCGAGCCGTTCGACGGGGTGCTGGTCGCCGGCAACGTGATGGACTTCATCGGGGAGGGCTACCGGGCGGCGGCGGTCGGGCGCCTCGCCGCCCACGTCCGACCGGACGGGTTCATGGTGGTCGGCTGCCGGGTCGAGCGCGGCTTCACCCCTGACGAGCTGGACGCGGCACTGCCCGGGACGGGGTTGGTGCTGGAGCACCGGTTCGCGACCTGGGATCTTCGGCCGTTCCAGCCCCACAGCGACTTCTGCGTGAGTATCCTGCGAGCAGGGGACCGCGGCGGCGGACGCTGA
- the folE gene encoding GTP cyclohydrolase I FolE has translation MSTPGTEPDPATAAAPQVDQARIAAAVREILEAIGEDPQRDGLLDTPARVARSYAEIFGGLHQHPREVLGTTFDVDHNEMVLVRDIELYSVCEHHLLPFHGVAHLAYIPARDGRVAGLSKMARLVDVFARRPQVQERLTTEIADALEEHLAPRGVLVVVEAEHLCMSMRGIRRPGARTVTSTVRGQLRNPATRAEAMSLVTGGRS, from the coding sequence ATGTCGACCCCGGGAACTGAGCCCGACCCGGCGACCGCCGCGGCGCCCCAGGTCGACCAGGCGCGGATCGCGGCCGCCGTGCGCGAGATCCTCGAGGCGATCGGCGAGGACCCGCAACGGGACGGCCTGCTCGACACGCCCGCGCGGGTGGCGCGGTCCTACGCCGAGATCTTCGGCGGCCTGCACCAGCATCCGCGTGAGGTGCTGGGCACCACCTTCGACGTCGACCACAACGAGATGGTCCTCGTGCGCGACATCGAGCTCTACAGCGTCTGCGAGCACCACCTGCTGCCCTTCCACGGGGTCGCCCACCTGGCCTACATCCCGGCCAGGGACGGCCGGGTCGCGGGTCTGTCCAAGATGGCGAGGCTCGTCGACGTCTTCGCCCGGCGCCCTCAGGTGCAGGAGCGGCTGACCACCGAGATCGCCGACGCACTGGAGGAGCATCTTGCGCCACGCGGGGTGCTGGTGGTGGTCGAGGCCGAGCACCTGTGCATGTCGATGCGCGGCATCCGCCGGCCGGGGGCGCGCACCGTGACCTCGACCGTGCGCGGTCAGCTGCGCAATCCCGCCACCCGCGCCGAGGCGATGAGCCTGGTCACGGGCGGGCGGTCGTGA
- a CDS encoding NADH-quinone oxidoreductase subunit D, whose translation MSSRDLDVTLGAAGVGGLQTTEMVLNIGPQHPATHGVLRLRITADGERITAAEPVIGYMHRGAEKLFEARDYRQILVLTNRHDWLSAFSNEVGAALTVEHLLGMEVPERATWTRTLLSELNRVLNHLMFLGSYLHELGAITPMFYAFREREEIQTVMEEYSGGRLHYMANRIGGLLHDLPDGWLDRVDAAVEQVRDRMPDLLSLVLGNEIVHARTRGVGVLPLEKVLEYGVSGPIARASGLDVDLRRDAPYLAYGELFTEGGPGRVVTRDAGDCLARLEVLTEQVDVSLDLARACTARLRDLGAGPINTKLPKVLKVPEGEHYLATENPLGFNGYFLVSRGEKAPHRLKLRSASFNNVQALREMLPGTVVADMVAILGSMFFVVGDIDR comes from the coding sequence GTGAGCTCCCGCGACCTGGACGTCACCCTCGGCGCCGCCGGCGTCGGCGGCCTGCAGACCACCGAGATGGTACTCAACATCGGCCCGCAGCACCCCGCCACCCACGGCGTGCTCCGGTTGCGGATCACCGCGGACGGCGAGCGGATCACCGCCGCGGAGCCGGTCATCGGGTACATGCACCGCGGGGCGGAGAAGCTGTTCGAGGCCCGCGACTACCGGCAGATCCTGGTGCTGACCAACCGGCACGACTGGCTCTCGGCGTTCAGCAACGAGGTGGGGGCCGCGCTGACCGTCGAGCACCTGCTCGGCATGGAGGTTCCCGAGCGGGCCACGTGGACGCGCACGCTGCTCTCTGAGCTCAACCGGGTGCTCAACCACCTCATGTTCCTGGGCTCCTACCTGCACGAGCTCGGCGCCATCACCCCGATGTTCTACGCCTTCCGGGAGCGCGAGGAGATCCAGACCGTCATGGAGGAGTACTCCGGCGGTCGCCTGCACTACATGGCGAACCGCATCGGGGGCCTGCTGCACGACCTGCCCGACGGCTGGCTGGACCGTGTCGACGCGGCCGTCGAGCAGGTGCGCGACCGCATGCCGGACCTCCTCTCCCTCGTCCTGGGCAACGAGATCGTGCACGCCCGCACCCGCGGGGTCGGCGTGCTCCCCCTGGAGAAGGTCCTGGAGTATGGCGTCTCCGGCCCGATCGCGCGCGCATCCGGCCTGGACGTCGACCTGCGCCGCGACGCGCCCTACCTGGCCTACGGCGAGCTGTTCACCGAGGGCGGACCTGGCAGGGTCGTCACCCGCGACGCCGGTGACTGCCTGGCCCGGCTGGAGGTCCTCACCGAGCAGGTCGACGTGAGCCTGGACCTGGCCCGGGCCTGCACCGCCCGGCTGCGCGATCTCGGCGCAGGGCCGATCAACACCAAGCTGCCCAAGGTGCTCAAGGTCCCGGAGGGCGAGCACTACCTGGCCACCGAGAACCCCCTGGGATTCAACGGCTACTTCCTGGTGAGCCGGGGGGAGAAGGCACCGCACCGGCTCAAGCTGCGCTCCGCGTCGTTCAACAACGTCCAGGCGCTGCGGGAGATGCTCCCCGGCACGGTCGTAGCGGACATGGTGGCGATCCTGGGGTCGATGTTCTTCGTCGTCGGGGACATCGACCGCTGA